The proteins below come from a single Dinghuibacter silviterrae genomic window:
- the mqnE gene encoding aminofutalosine synthase MqnE, whose amino-acid sequence MQTSTQGLETLFETVDEALQSIGKKILSGGRITPEEGIALFERAPLPFVGALANHVRETRHGDKTYFNRNFHIEPTNVCVFTCAFCSYSRLYAHREEGWELSIEQMMDIVRSYDGKPVTEVHIVGGVHPKMNLAYFADLLRQIKAHRPDLHRKGFTAVELDYMFRKAKVSVEEGMALLKEAGLQSLPGGGAEIFHPDVRAKICADKVDAEGWLHIHETAHRLGMHTNATMLYGHIETYAHRIDHMERLRQLQDKTGGFNTFIPLKFRNKDNDMSDVAEVSVVEDMKMYAIARLYLDNFPHLKAYWPMLGRQKAQLTLAFGVNDLDGTIDDSTKIYSMAGAEEQKPAMSTAELVALIKQAGRAPVERDTVYNTIHDYSGVELDTLLADPTLN is encoded by the coding sequence ATGCAAACATCGACGCAGGGACTCGAAACCCTTTTTGAGACGGTAGACGAAGCATTGCAATCCATTGGCAAAAAGATTCTTTCCGGCGGGCGGATCACCCCCGAAGAAGGGATCGCACTTTTTGAGCGGGCGCCACTGCCCTTTGTGGGCGCTCTCGCTAACCACGTCCGGGAAACCAGGCACGGCGACAAGACCTATTTCAACCGGAACTTCCATATCGAGCCCACCAACGTGTGTGTCTTCACCTGCGCGTTTTGTTCCTATTCCCGCCTTTATGCCCACCGGGAAGAAGGCTGGGAGCTGAGCATCGAACAGATGATGGACATCGTCCGGTCCTACGACGGCAAACCCGTGACCGAGGTACACATCGTGGGCGGCGTCCATCCGAAGATGAACCTGGCGTATTTTGCAGACCTCCTCCGCCAGATCAAAGCACACCGGCCCGACCTGCACCGCAAGGGTTTCACCGCGGTGGAGCTGGACTATATGTTCCGTAAAGCAAAGGTCAGCGTCGAAGAAGGCATGGCCCTGCTCAAGGAAGCAGGTCTCCAGTCCCTGCCCGGTGGCGGAGCAGAAATTTTCCACCCCGACGTCCGCGCCAAAATCTGCGCCGACAAGGTAGATGCCGAGGGCTGGCTCCACATCCATGAAACCGCGCACCGCCTGGGTATGCACACCAACGCCACCATGCTCTACGGACACATCGAAACGTATGCCCACCGGATCGACCACATGGAACGGCTGCGCCAGCTCCAGGACAAGACCGGCGGCTTTAACACCTTTATCCCGCTGAAGTTCCGCAACAAGGACAACGATATGTCGGACGTGGCCGAGGTCAGCGTGGTCGAAGACATGAAGATGTATGCCATCGCCCGGTTGTACCTGGATAATTTCCCCCATCTGAAAGCCTACTGGCCCATGCTCGGCAGGCAAAAGGCGCAGCTTACCTTGGCCTTCGGGGTCAACGACCTGGACGGCACCATCGACGACTCCACCAAGATCTATTCCATGGCCGGGGCCGAAGAACAAAAACCCGCCATGAGCACCGCGGAGCTCGTCGCCCTGATCAAACAAGCCGGCCGCGCCCCCGTGGAACGCGACACCGTGTACAATACCATTCATGACTACAGCGGGGTCGAGCTCGACACGCTCCTGGCGGACCCCACCCTGAACTAA
- a CDS encoding nucleoside permease: MNIKFRLLVMNFLEFFVWGSWLTSLGAYLSTHLHFTGVQIGSIFATMGIAAMFMPGLLGIVADRWVNAERVLGLCHLAGAGLLFWAATVTDYGLLYWIMLFNSFVYMPTIALNNTVSYNVLEKRDYNVVRDFPPIRVWGTIGFIVAMWIVDLNHWTVTSTQLYLSAGAAAVLGVYAFTLPACAPPGGTGEKRSLSSALGLDAFVLFRRKKMALFFLFALLLGAALQISNAWATTFLEDFKGVYPDSFAVKHPNILVSVSQVSETLFILAIPFFLRRFGIKRVMLLSIFAWVFRFGLFGLGDPGTGFPLLALSMIVYGMAFDFFNISGSLFVEREADMRIRASAQGLFMIMTNGIGAYIGGYGSGWVIDHFTVAGVRHWSPIWFTFAGYALLLGIVFPLVFRYKHTPETAYPKHV, encoded by the coding sequence GTGAATATCAAGTTTAGACTGTTGGTCATGAATTTCCTGGAGTTTTTTGTCTGGGGTTCCTGGCTGACTTCCCTGGGGGCATACCTCTCTACTCACCTTCACTTTACCGGCGTCCAGATCGGCTCCATCTTCGCCACGATGGGCATAGCGGCTATGTTCATGCCCGGGCTTCTCGGAATTGTGGCGGACCGCTGGGTCAATGCCGAACGCGTCCTTGGGCTTTGCCACCTGGCGGGTGCGGGGTTGTTGTTTTGGGCGGCCACCGTCACGGACTACGGTCTGTTGTATTGGATCATGCTCTTCAACTCCTTTGTGTACATGCCGACTATTGCGTTGAACAATACGGTCTCGTATAATGTGTTGGAAAAAAGGGATTATAACGTCGTCCGGGATTTTCCACCCATCCGCGTATGGGGGACCATCGGTTTTATCGTGGCGATGTGGATCGTCGACCTGAACCACTGGACCGTGACGTCGACCCAGCTTTACTTAAGCGCGGGGGCGGCTGCGGTGCTCGGTGTATACGCGTTTACCCTGCCCGCCTGCGCTCCGCCCGGAGGCACGGGCGAGAAGCGCTCCCTGTCTTCGGCGCTTGGACTCGACGCCTTCGTATTGTTCCGGCGCAAAAAGATGGCACTGTTTTTTCTGTTCGCCCTTCTTCTTGGTGCCGCGTTACAGATATCGAATGCCTGGGCGACGACTTTCCTGGAAGATTTCAAAGGGGTGTACCCCGATTCATTCGCGGTGAAGCACCCCAACATCCTCGTGTCTGTTTCGCAGGTGTCGGAAACCCTGTTTATCCTGGCCATCCCCTTTTTCCTAAGACGCTTTGGGATCAAGCGCGTGATGCTCCTGAGCATCTTTGCCTGGGTGTTCCGGTTCGGCCTTTTCGGACTTGGAGATCCGGGCACGGGTTTCCCCCTGCTCGCCCTGTCGATGATCGTATACGGCATGGCCTTCGACTTCTTTAATATCTCCGGGTCCCTGTTCGTCGAACGCGAAGCCGACATGCGCATCCGCGCCAGCGCCCAGGGCTTGTTCATGATCATGACCAACGGTATCGGGGCGTATATCGGCGGCTACGGCAGCGGCTGGGTGATCGATCACTTTACCGTGGCCGGCGTCCGTCACTGGTCCCCGATCTGGTTCACTTTTGCCGGTTACGCATTGCTCCTCGGCATCGTGTTCCCGCTAGTATTCCGTTACAAGCACACCCCCGAAACTGCCTATCCCAAACACGTATGA
- the rpiA gene encoding ribose-5-phosphate isomerase RpiA, whose protein sequence is MTALSDKDQMKKKVGEYAATFIQNGTAIGIGTGSTAYWMIMALGAKVREGFQITAVPTSRATVELAQAQGIPLATLNDVDRLALTIDGADEVDPAFQLIKGGGGAHLQEKMVAAASDRMIVIADEQKLVNRLGKFPLPIEVIPFGWKQVQRRVAALGCPSSEIRQRDGKPWITDHGNYILDAHFGAIADAPALGHALHEIPGVVEHGLFIGLATEVLVGYADGTVKELRK, encoded by the coding sequence ATGACCGCACTTTCCGATAAAGACCAGATGAAGAAAAAGGTGGGCGAGTACGCTGCCACGTTTATACAAAACGGTACCGCCATCGGTATCGGTACGGGCTCCACCGCGTATTGGATGATCATGGCGCTGGGCGCCAAGGTTCGCGAAGGTTTCCAAATCACCGCGGTCCCCACCTCCAGGGCGACTGTCGAGCTGGCCCAGGCCCAGGGCATCCCCCTGGCCACCCTAAACGACGTCGACCGGCTGGCCCTCACCATCGACGGGGCGGACGAAGTCGACCCTGCCTTCCAGTTGATCAAGGGTGGGGGTGGCGCCCACCTCCAGGAGAAGATGGTCGCCGCCGCTTCGGACCGGATGATCGTCATTGCAGATGAACAAAAGCTGGTCAACCGCCTCGGCAAATTTCCCCTCCCCATAGAGGTCATCCCTTTTGGCTGGAAACAGGTTCAACGCCGCGTGGCCGCCCTGGGCTGCCCTTCCAGCGAGATCCGTCAGCGCGACGGCAAGCCCTGGATCACCGACCACGGCAACTACATCCTCGACGCCCACTTCGGCGCGATTGCCGACGCACCGGCGCTGGGTCATGCGTTGCACGAGATCCCGGGTGTCGTGGAGCACGGGTTGTTCATCGGGCTCGCCACCGAGGTGTTGGTGGGCTATGCCGACGGTACGGTCAAGGAGCTGCGAAAATAG
- the trxA gene encoding thioredoxin: MAQEFTDSNFQETVLGSDKLTVVDFWAEWCGPCRAIGPVIEELSKDYNGKVNVGKVNVDNNPQVSMNYGITSIPAILFIKDGKVVDKLVGAQPKSNFVKKIEAHLA, translated from the coding sequence ATGGCACAAGAATTCACAGACAGCAATTTTCAGGAAACCGTTTTGGGTTCCGATAAATTAACGGTGGTAGACTTTTGGGCAGAGTGGTGTGGACCCTGTCGTGCGATCGGGCCGGTCATCGAAGAACTCTCTAAAGACTATAACGGTAAAGTAAACGTGGGCAAGGTCAATGTGGACAACAACCCTCAGGTAAGCATGAACTATGGCATTACGTCCATCCCCGCCATCCTCTTTATCAAGGACGGTAAGGTCGTGGACAAGCTGGTGGGCGCACAGCCGAAAAGCAACTTCGTAAAGAAGATCGAAGCGCACCTGGCGTAA